In Rhodobacteraceae bacterium LMO-JJ12, a single window of DNA contains:
- a CDS encoding alkane 1-monooxygenase gives MTKRPAAALRAWPYWLTLTFVPLVILAVTQGGWTILLIPAYGWVLMPLLDTLLGKNLTNPDPDTPDSELFWFRLLTWIWFPIEFCLVFGAIWALTHLDGYSTLETFGIMFGIGVTTGTVGIVYAHELFHKPARFERTFGDLLMAMVLYGHFRTEHLLVHHPHVGTPRDTVTARYNESFLRFFPRVLRQGLGSAWRAEKAMLARRDRGPWHPSNPMFKYAALQLAFLALAFVIGGWMGVGLFVLQAFLAVWQLELTNYVEHYGLTREYKGDGKYEPVRAHHSWDSAHRVSGLLLINLQRHADHHLHPMRRFPLLQIFDENEAPHLPTGYPPMTSMAMFPPLWRRRFNPRVRAWRKKFYPEIEDWTPYKEMSFPPPRGAG, from the coding sequence ATGACAAAAAGACCCGCTGCCGCCCTTCGGGCATGGCCCTACTGGTTGACCCTGACGTTCGTTCCTCTGGTAATTCTGGCCGTCACCCAAGGCGGCTGGACCATCCTGTTGATCCCCGCCTATGGCTGGGTGCTGATGCCGTTGCTCGACACCCTTTTGGGCAAGAACCTGACCAACCCCGACCCCGACACCCCCGACAGCGAACTGTTCTGGTTCCGTCTGCTGACCTGGATCTGGTTCCCGATTGAATTCTGTCTGGTGTTCGGCGCGATCTGGGCGCTCACACATCTTGATGGCTATTCCACGCTTGAAACCTTCGGGATCATGTTCGGCATTGGCGTAACCACCGGCACCGTCGGCATCGTCTATGCGCATGAATTGTTTCACAAACCCGCAAGGTTTGAACGCACCTTTGGTGATCTTCTTATGGCGATGGTCCTCTATGGTCATTTCCGCACCGAACATCTTCTGGTGCATCACCCCCATGTCGGCACCCCGCGCGACACGGTGACCGCACGCTATAACGAAAGCTTCCTGCGGTTCTTTCCCCGCGTGCTGCGCCAGGGTCTCGGGTCTGCCTGGCGCGCTGAAAAGGCCATGCTGGCCCGACGTGACCGTGGCCCCTGGCATCCTTCCAATCCGATGTTCAAATACGCCGCTTTGCAACTTGCGTTCCTTGCGCTTGCCTTTGTCATCGGTGGCTGGATGGGTGTCGGCCTCTTCGTTTTGCAAGCCTTCCTTGCCGTTTGGCAGCTTGAGTTGACCAACTATGTCGAACACTACGGTCTGACGCGCGAGTACAAGGGCGACGGAAAATATGAACCCGTGCGCGCGCATCACTCGTGGGATTCGGCGCACCGCGTTTCGGGGTTGCTCTTGATCAACCTACAGCGCCACGCCGATCATCACCTGCACCCGATGCGCCGCTTTCCGTTGTTGCAGATTTTCGATGAAAACGAAGCACCGCACCTGCCCACGGGCTATCCGCCGATGACCTCAATGGCGATGTTTCCACCGCTCTGGCGTCGCCGCTTCAATCCGCGCGTGCGTGCGTGGCGCAAGAAATTCTATCCCGAGATCGAGGATTGGACGCCCTACAAGGAAATGTCATTCCCGCCCCCGCGCGGCGCGGGCTGA
- a CDS encoding DUF2478 domain-containing protein, translating into MEIAFVSTPERGETDRLLAEAAALLAGQQISVAGIVKELSYESAFENGCDMKVRVLPNGPVIKITQDLGDGSDACRLDPAAIADAVAQVENGDLSLAQVFILNKFGPEEAEGRGFRNVIGRALELGIPVLVGVGSGSREEFDDFTDGLAEPLPADTEAISSWCLTAIASAG; encoded by the coding sequence ATGGAGATAGCTTTTGTCAGCACTCCGGAACGTGGCGAAACCGATCGGCTTTTGGCCGAGGCGGCCGCGTTGCTTGCAGGCCAGCAGATCAGCGTTGCCGGGATCGTCAAGGAGTTGTCCTATGAGAGCGCGTTTGAAAACGGCTGTGACATGAAGGTGCGGGTTTTGCCGAACGGCCCGGTGATCAAGATCACGCAGGATCTGGGCGACGGCTCGGACGCGTGTCGGCTTGATCCGGCGGCGATTGCCGACGCGGTGGCGCAGGTCGAAAACGGCGATCTGTCGCTGGCGCAGGTGTTTATCCTGAACAAATTCGGGCCGGAAGAGGCCGAGGGGCGTGGCTTTCGCAATGTGATCGGGCGCGCGCTGGAGCTTGGCATTCCCGTTCTGGTTGGCGTGGGCAGCGGTAGTCGCGAAGAATTTGACGACTTTACCGATGGCTTGGCCGAACCTCTGCCCGCCGATACCGAAGCGATCAGCTCGTGGTGCCTGACCGCGATTGCGTCGGCGGGTTAA
- a CDS encoding U32 family peptidase encodes MELSVGANQFFWKPEEWSVSYNALAAAPVDRVVLGELVCSKRLPFYQDRIPAAIETLLNAGKDVAVTSLALITLKRERKLSAELIEAGVEVEVNDLSMLAYLPVGVPFSVGPLVNVYNEGTLKWLAERGATSICLPPELPLDPVRMLAQLGRELGVAIEVWGHGRLPLAISGRCYHARLHGRTKDNCQFACEDDPDGLDVSTLEGQDFLAMNGVQTLSDSFACADHQIELLKELGIARLRLSPHTGDFAAVCGLYRDRIDGKIARGAVAEALEVMQPGIRLSDGFLTGASGAEWSGAMVKA; translated from the coding sequence ATGGAACTGAGTGTTGGTGCGAACCAGTTTTTCTGGAAACCCGAGGAGTGGAGCGTGTCTTATAACGCCTTGGCGGCCGCGCCGGTCGACCGGGTCGTTTTGGGCGAATTGGTCTGCTCCAAACGCCTGCCCTTCTATCAAGACCGCATCCCGGCGGCGATCGAGACGCTGCTGAACGCGGGGAAAGATGTGGCCGTGACCTCGCTGGCGCTGATCACTCTGAAACGCGAACGCAAACTGAGCGCCGAATTGATCGAGGCCGGGGTCGAGGTTGAAGTCAATGATCTGTCGATGTTGGCTTATCTGCCCGTGGGGGTGCCTTTTTCGGTTGGGCCGCTGGTCAATGTCTATAACGAGGGCACTCTGAAATGGTTGGCCGAGCGTGGCGCGACCAGCATTTGCCTGCCGCCGGAGTTGCCGCTTGATCCGGTGCGCATGTTGGCCCAACTGGGTCGCGAACTGGGCGTTGCGATAGAGGTTTGGGGGCATGGACGGTTGCCGCTGGCGATTTCGGGTCGTTGTTATCATGCGCGCCTGCATGGCCGCACCAAGGACAATTGCCAGTTCGCCTGTGAGGATGACCCGGATGGGCTGGATGTTTCGACACTTGAGGGACAGGATTTCCTCGCCATGAATGGCGTGCAGACACTGTCGGACAGTTTCGCCTGCGCCGATCATCAGATCGAATTGCTCAAGGAACTTGGCATCGCCCGCTTGCGTTTGTCGCCCCATACCGGAGATTTCGCGGCGGTCTGTGGGCTTTACCGCGACCGCATCGACGGCAAGATTGCGCGCGGCGCGGTGGCCGAGGCTCTGGAGGTCATGCAACCGGGTATCCGGTTGAGCGACGGATTTTTGACGGGTGCCAGCGGCGCCGAATGGTCGGGCGCGATGGTCAAAGCCTGA